A genomic region of Drosophila kikkawai strain 14028-0561.14 chromosome X, DkikHiC1v2, whole genome shotgun sequence contains the following coding sequences:
- the LOC108080083 gene encoding uncharacterized protein, whose amino-acid sequence MHACVCCCSTNNNCNNNGSSSSGNSSNDSSNFEQQQQEQAATKDREQKQQEQDKEPEPEQEQEQREQHLVRAGGGGGNDNDNNDLNGAATRRRWWLRGPPGSVSWIWTTATRWCPPGVVAVTIAPIPPTLLATGPESAVASAASSAEEPAPAGSGIGSESKAKAGVYSAATSKLQLQLRLQLLKPIQGQGVPIANAIPASQPVLVHAI is encoded by the coding sequence ATGCACGCGTGTGTCTGCTGCTGTTCGACcaacaacaattgcaacaacaacggcagcagcagcagcggcaacagtagcaacgacagcagcaactttgagcaacagcaacaggagcAAGCAGCTACCAAGGATCGGGAGCAGAAGCAACAGGAGCAAGATAaggagccggagccggagcaggagcaggagcagcgggAACAACACCTGGTGCGggctggtggcggcggcggcaacgaCAACGATAACAACGATCTCAACGGCGCCGCAACGAGGAGGCGTTGGTGGTTGCGTGGTCCTCCAGGATCTGTATCCTGGATTTGGACGACAGCAACAAGGTGGTGCCCGCCGGGTGTCGTCGCGGTGACGATAGCGCCGATACCGCCCACGTTGCTGGCCACCGGCCCCGAATCAGCTGTagcatcagcagcatcatcagcagAAGAACCAGCGCCAGCGGGATCCGGTATAGGATCGGaatcaaaagcaaaagcaggaGTATACTCCGCAGCTACCTCgaagctccagctccagctgaGGCTACAGCTATTGAAGCCAATCCAAGGACAAGGAGTCCCAATCGCAAACGCAAtcccagccagccagccggtGTTGGTGCACGCCATTTGA
- the btd gene encoding transcription factor btd, translating into MIDAACNYLNLNPYAHQHQAQQQTQQQQQLTMQQQQQQQQQHLHMQHHHHHHQQQQQQPHHHLHLQQHHMQQQQQALEQTQQPQPHDFLSAALLSAPPSLSGSSSSSSSGSSPLYGSGSASAVAAGKAPMKLELPYPQASSTGTASPNSSIQSAPSSASVSPSIFPSPAQSFASISASPSTPTTSAMAAPTGAGTGAGSGAGASGPVATSSLSSSASSSSSASSPSSAASAAAAAAAAAAAAADLGAAAVASAAYGWNTAYSGLGPARSQFPYAQYASDYYGNAVGMSSSAAWFSHQERLYQPWSSQSYPGFNFDDIAFQTQLQRRSVRCTCPNCTNEMSGLPPIVGPDERGRKQHICHIPGCERLYGKASHLKTHLRWHTGERPFLCLTCGKRFSRSDELQRHGRTHTNYRPYACPICSKKFSRSDHLSKHKKTHFKDKKSKKALAAEAKEQAAAAIKQEKKEKKSSSGKPLAPSPVEFKQEQPEAAPLVNYTPYANLYQQAAGTTANPPPPPPPLFQHQQQQQAAQQMASYEPWSSRAIQPATTSANSSASSSASSPSSSAAAAAAAAAAAAAAAAVTRTSSGSVSGSASSPAASATVLAQHHYAALAMQSESQLAAEYGLTMSGLASGASQDSSSSCHMKSEYAASYPAEFGASTAGYGYPHPHPHHHNAWAAAYHPHATA; encoded by the exons ATGATCGATGCGGCGTGCAATTACTTAAATCTAAATCCGTACGCGCACCAGCACCAGGCGCAGCAGCAaacgcaacagcagcagcagctcaccatgcagcagcaacagcagcagcagcaacagcacctgCACATGcagcaccatcaccatcatcaccagcaacagcagcagcagccgcatcACCATCTCCACTTGCAGCAGCACCacatgcaacagcagcagcaagcacTGGAGCAGACACAGCAGCCCCAGCCACATGACTTCCTCAGCGCCGCCCTGCTATCCGCCCCACCATCCCTATccggcagcagctccagcagcagctccggcAGCTCACCGCTGTACGGCTCCGGATCCGCTTCCGCGGTAGCCGCGGGCAAGGCGCCCATGAAGCTGGAGCTACCATATCCGCAGGCCTCATCCACCGGCACCGCTTCGCCCAACTCCAGCATCCAGTCGGCGCCCTCATCCGCCTCCGTTTCGCCCAGCATCTTCCCCTCGCCCGCCCAATCCTTTGCCTCCATATCCGCCAGTCCCTCGACACCCACAACGTCCGCCATGGCGGCACCAACGGGAGCGGGTACAGGTGCTGGTTCTGGAGCGGGAGCCAGTGGACCAGTGGCAAcctcatcattatcatcatccgCGTCGTCCTCATCCTCGGCCTCTTCGCCCTCGTCCGCTGCctcggcagcagcggcggcggcagcagcagcagcggcagccgcGGATCTGGGAGCAGCAGCGGTGGCCAGTGCCGCCTACGGCTGGAATACCGCCTACTCTGGTCTAGGACCGGCAAG AAGCCAGTTCCCCTATGCCCAGTACGCCTCCGATTATTATGGCAATGCGGTAGGCAtgtcctcctccgccgcctgGTTCTCACACCAGGAGCGCCTGTACCAGCCATGGAGCTCTCAGAGCTATCCGGGCTTCAACTTTGACGACATTGCCTTCCAGACCCAACTGCAGCGGCGCTCTGTGCGCTGCACATGCCCCAACTGCACCAACGAGATGAGCGGTTTGCCCCCCATTGTGGGTCCTGATGAGCGGGGCCGCAAGCAGCATATCTGCCACATTCCCGGCTGCGAGCGGCTGTACGGGAAGGCTTCGCATTTGAAGACTCACCTGCGCTGGCACACGGGCGAGCGACCGTTCCTGTGCCTCACCTGCGGCAAACGCTTCTCCCGCTCCGACGAGCTGCAGCGGCATGGACGGACGCACACCAACTACCGCCCCTACGCCTGTCCCATCTGCTCCAAGAAGTTCTCCCGCAGCGATCACCTGAGCAAGCACAAGAAAACCCACTTCAAGGACAAGAAAAGCAAGAAGGCTTTGGCGGCAGAGGCCAAGgagcaggcggcggcggccataAAGCAGGAAAAGAAGGagaaaaaatccagcagcggcAAGCCGCTAGCCCCATCGCCTGTTGAGTtcaagcaggagcagccgGAGGCAGCGCCGCTCGTGAATTACACGCCCTATGCCAATCTCTACCAGCAGGCGGCGGGCACCACGGCGaatccaccgccgccgccaccaccgctcttccagcaccagcagcagcagcaggccgcCCAGCAAATGGCCAGCTATGAGCCATGGAGCAGCCGTGCCATACAGCCAGCCACTACCTCAGCGAATTCCTCCGCGTCCTCCAGCGCCAGTTCACCCTCATCCtccgccgcagcagccgctgccgccgccgccgccgcagcagcagcagccgccgttACTCGCACCAGCTCTGGCTCTGTCTCCGGATCAGCTTCCTCGCCCGCCGCTTCCGCCACGGTGCTGGCCCAGCACCATTACGCGGCCCTGGCCATGCAGAGTGAATCACAATTGGCGGCGGAATACGGCCTGACGATGAGTGGCCTGGCCAGCGGGGCGAGTCAGGACTCTAGCTCCAGTTGCCACATGAAGTCCGAGTATGCGGCCAGTTATCCGGCGGAGTTTGGAGCGAGCACCGCCGGCTATGGCTacccgcatccgcatccgcaccACCACAACGCCTGGGCAGCGGCCTATCATCCGCATGCCACCGCCTAG